Proteins encoded in a region of the Osmerus mordax isolate fOsmMor3 chromosome 17, fOsmMor3.pri, whole genome shotgun sequence genome:
- the LOC136960515 gene encoding piggyBac transposable element-derived protein 4-like: MARKQLTEQDIRDVFFQSDDEGDFAEEFNGSSSDSEDGDLPVNLVAIANPEPEGDGGRDEVEAVSSTGWRAASNFSPPGPAVFFDSSQSGVRTPPASLSEASCFKLFLTEDLVRDIVEETNRYASQLQEQSGPGVGKLAKWLPTNIDEMYSFLMAMLLMGVVKKSSLKEYWSTDPMLATPFFASLFSQDRFLLLLRCLHFQDNERADASDPLNKIRNIFHGLTSAFGRVFVPFKDLCIDESLMLWKGRLRFRQFIPAKRHRFGVKFFVLCDVRTGYVQDMIIYTGSTTDIQHHDVLGISGSVVMTLLAPHPRKGHVLYVDNWYSSPTLFQHLLSLGTGACGTVRSNRKGMPPFTCKMKKGDVEFKENGQQLAVKWHDKRDVHVISTVHASGMAATGKVDRVTGEGIVKPCCVLDYNWKMGAVDKGDMLNSYVPCARKTTKWYKKIFFHLLDNAVLNGFIVHRQLSGKTIPYQEYRMNLIRQVLEVHHTARRPSAGGRPAADNPLRLTGRHFPSEIPQTGVQGNKTRRQCKVCKSSTRRTKQRQLTKYMCAPCNIPLCSAPFLRSTTL, encoded by the exons ATGGCGAGAAAGCAATTAACCGAGCAAGACATTAGAGACGTGTTTTTTCAATCGGATGATGAAGGGGATTTTGCCGAGGAATTCAATGGCAGTAGTAGCGACAGTGAGGATGGAGATCTTCCTGTCAATCTTGTGGCTATTGCCAACCCTGAGCCTGAGGGCGATGGAGGCAGGGATGAAGTGGAGGCAGTTAGCTCTACCGGCTGGAGAGCTGCTAGCAACTTCAGTCCCCCTGGACCTGCTGTTTTCTTTGATAGCAGTCAGTCTGGTGTCCGAACCCCCCCTGCATCTCTTTCTGAGGCAAGTTgcttcaaactttttttgacAGAGGACCTGGTTAGGGATATCGTTGAGGAAACCAATCGGTATGCCTCTCAGCTGCAGGAGCAGAGCGGGCCAGGAGTGGGTAAGCTGGCTAAGTGGCTACCCACAAACATAGATGAGATGTATTCATTTCTCATGGCAATGCTACTCATGGGTGTTGTGAAGAAGTCCTCTCTGAAAGAGTACTGGAGCACAGACCCCATGCTTGCCACTCCTTTTTTTGCTTCCCTGTTCTCACAGGAccgcttcctcctccttctccgctGTCTTCATTTCCAAGACAACGAAAGGGCAGATGCAAGTGACCCTCTGAACAAGATCAGGAACATTTTCCATGGCCTTACCTCTGCCTTTGGTCGGGTCTTTGTTCCTTTCAAGGATCTCTGTATAGACGAGTCCTTGATGCTGTGGAAGGGTAGGCTGCGCTTCCGTCAATTCATACCGGCAAAAAGGCACAGGTTTGGAGTTAAGTTCTTTGTGTTGTGTGATGTACGTACTGGCTATGTTCAGGACATGATCATATACACAGGATCCACAACAGACATCCAGCATCATGATGTGCTTGGGATCTCAGGGTCTGTTGTCATGACCTTGCTTGCTCCACACCCGAGGAAAGGCCATGTACTGTACGTGGACAACTGGTACAGCAGTCCAACCCTCTTTCAGCATCTCCTGTCTCTTGGAACAGGTGCCTGTGGGACTGTGCGGTCCAACAGGAAGGGGATGCCACCCTTCACCTGCAAAATGAAAAAGGGAGATGTTGAGTTCAAGGAGAACGGACAACAGCTGGCAGTGAAGTGGCATGACAAGAGGGATGTGCATGTCATTTCCACTGTGCATGCATCTGGAATGGCTGCCACTGGAAAAGTGGACCGTGTCACAGGAGAGGGAATTGTAAAGCCATGCTGTGTCCTGGATTACAATTGGAAGATGGGAGCCGTAGATAAGGGTGATATGCTCAATAGCTACGTACCCTGTGCACGAAAGACCACCAAGTGGTACAAGAAGATATTTTTTCATCTTCTTGACAATGCAGTCCTCAATGGCTTCATTGTCCATCGCCAACTGTCAG GGAAGACCATACCTTACCAGGAGTACAGGATGAACTTGATACGGCAGGTCCTTGAAGTGCACCACACAGCTCGGCGTCCATCAGCTGGTGGCCGTCCTGCCGCAGACAATCCTCTCCGACTGACAGGCAGGCACTTCCCCTCTGAGATTCCCCAGACCGGCGTTCAGGGAAACAAGACCCGGCGGCAGTGCAAAGTCTGCAAATCAAGCACACGTCGGACAAAGCAGAGGCAGCTCACAAAATACATGTGTGCGCCTTGCAACATccccctgtgttctgctccgttTTTGAGGAGTACCACACTCTAA